From the genome of Penaeus monodon isolate SGIC_2016 chromosome 16, NSTDA_Pmon_1, whole genome shotgun sequence, one region includes:
- the LOC119582614 gene encoding zinc finger protein ush-like, translating to MKEEVSTPSPTPHIPTTPRGPPSPTYSSEVEAARQQLTSMIQGLPLLSMLPALHRLAPAVVSLASGMTSLTTSTNSTSSTSNGSGGGGAGGGGVFCVCGIRFSSATNLEAHRMFYCTHRPTQTDGEGGNKESRTSPTSVSPRGESAALAEDDDASRVLRCPHCPYTTTHKLSLNGHMNIHTSPEDLAKAASAPQAAAAAAAAAPTQPSPADARATDRYCSDCDIQFSSVKTFRVHKAHYCQTRHVLKGGNKSPAREEAAANAAGSTALSGLVSAAAGSGQPILALPTNPILLVPYSLVAGAQLLPPHVLPQAGAAVVLPNGQVQPLSPGPLPGPVPPPLLSPSAASANRGTSPAAHSLPPQASPQSNSVSPPKHSPKSEARPKSGSGETSGKRRGEGESPLDLTTKRPKLTVKTDLLGDEEKENREVNTPTPAKSPVPKSRPGSSHAAGEFEGKLLASPSRPSPSSEGETHSASRSPRPACTTPAQGSPRGLVDSPRPSTSARSPAQQTPALPQLPPGFPNLLASLESLSGLSLPALQGLQGVPPELALKLLNPDLLMNGLAPIVNPPVIVKQGEAKCNECNIVFYKEESLQVHKKHYCAARTISKSEDDRRSNGSRSPASAGEGGAGPSRRSPSALSEAPAPAASTPAAAPKEAPKSSKPLFQFICTACGIKFNSPDNLAAHQTYYCSKREGAAGEEGVTKGLWRCPRCRCAMPETLQAAHQCVTPSPAPSHGWKCPCCPVISPTAAAAQKHLETHAGIKAFRCTICGYRGNTLRGMRTHIRMHFEKRTNDLQEENFIACILEDDDGSRRGAESRGVADLPRVILENPTLSALLTEGAAADHSDQPLSCHFCPFVTPYRSNLARHLALAHKVGFDAKLTQDLQAILEGRVRAASDAPPAEAERQDPVENGNPASPPPLPAIKLEPEVKLEVEEGEEKVRSGPTTPHSPAEDTPSAEALAGGAAGGETNGNGADIPRHCKACNITFSYLESFLAHKRFYCSKPESNTPPETAVQ from the exons ATGAAGGAGGAGGttagcaccccctcccccaccccccacatccccaccaccccccggggtcctccctcccccacctactcCAGCGAAGTGGAGGCGGCTCGCCAGCAGCTCACCTCCATGATCCAaggtcttcctctcctttccatgCTGCCGGCGCTGCATCGCCTGGCTCCCG CCGTCGTCAGCCTAGCCTCGGGCATGACGAGCCTCACGACCAGCACGAACAGCACGAGCAGCACCAGCAACGGCAGCGGCGGTGGCGGTGCAGGAGGCGGCGGCGTCTTCTGCGTGTGCGGCATCAGGTTCAGCAGCGCCACCAATCTGGAAGCGCATCGTATGTTCTACTGCACGCACAGGCCCACGCAGACCG ATGGCGAAGGAGGCAACAAGGAGTCCCGGACGTCCCCGACGTCGGTGAGCCCCCGCGGCGAGAGCGCGGCCCTCGCCGAGGACGACGACGCCAGCCGCGTCCTGCGCTGCCCGCACTGCCCTTACACCACCACGCACAAGCTCAGCCTCAACGGCCACATGAACATCCACACGAGTCCCGAGGACCTGGCCAAAGCAGCCAGCGCCCCGCAGGccgcggcggcggcagcggcggcggctccCACGCAGCCCAGCCCGGCCGATGCGCGAGCCACAGACCGCTACTGCTCCGACTGCGACATCCAGTTCTCTTCTGTCAAGACATTCCGCGTTCACAAAGCCCACTACTGCCAGACGAGACATGTGCTGAAGGGCGGCAACAAGAGCCCGGCGCGCGAGGAGGCCGCCGCCAACGCCGCGGGATCCACGGCCCTGTCCGGCCTCGTCAGCGCCGCGGCGGGCAGCGGCCAGCCCATCCTGGCGCTGCCCACCAACCCCATCCTGCTCGTGCCGTACTCCCTCGTGGCCGGGGCGCAGCTGCTGCCCCCGCATGTGCTGCCGCAGGCGGGCGCAGCCGTTGTCCTCCCCAACGGGCAGGTGCAGCCGCTGTCGCCCGGGCCCCTGCCTGGCCCGGTGCCGCCCCCGCTGCTCTCCCCCTCCGCGGCCTCCGCCAACAGGGGCACGTCGCCGGCGGCCCACAGCCTCCCGCCGCAGGCGTCCCCGCAGTCCAACTCGGTGTCGCCCCCGAAGCACTCGCCCAAGAGCGAGGCGCGCCCCAAGTCCGGCTCCGGCGAGACGAGCGGCAAGCGCCGGGGCGAGGGCGAGAGCCCCCTCGACCTGACCACCAAGCGGCCGAAGCTGACCGTGAAGACCGACCTCCTGGgcgacgaagagaaggagaatcgCGAGGTGAACACGCCCACGCCCGCGAAGTCGCCCGTGCCAAAGTCCCGCCCGGGGTCGTCCCACGCCGCGGGCGAGTTCGAGGGCAAGCTGCTGGCCTCGCCGTCGCGGCCATCGCCCTCCAGCGAGGGCGAGACCCACTCCGCGTCCCGGTCGCCGCGGCCAGCGTGCACAACGCCGGCCCAGGGGTCCCCCCGCGGCCTAGTCGACTCCCCTCGACCCTCGACCTCGGCCAGGTCGCCAGCCCAGCAAACGCCGGCGCTGCCGCAGCTCCCGCCGGGCTTCCCGAACCTCCTGGCGAGCCTGGAAAGCCTGAGCGGCCTGTCGCTCCCGGCCCTGCAAGGCCTGCAGGGCGTACCTCCAGAACTAGCTCTTAAACTACTCAATCCTGATTTGCTCATGAACGGCTTAGCGCCCATAGTGAATCCGCCAGTTATCGTTAAGCAGGGCGAGGCTAAATGCAATGAGTGTAATATCGTTTTCTATAAAGAGGAAAGTCTGCAGGTCCACAAGAAGCATTACTGCGCCGCGCGCACCATATCCAAAAGCGAAGACGACCGCCGCTCCAACGGCAGTCGGAGTCCGGCGTCCGCAGGCGAGGGCGGGGCCGGGCCCTCCCGCAGGTCCCCTTCCGCACTCTCTGAAGCTCCCGCACCTGCCGCCTCCACGCCCGCTGCCGCGCCAAAGGAAGCCCCGAAGTCCAGCAAGCCCCTCTTCCAGTTCATCTGCACGGCCTGCGGCATCAAGTTCAACTCGCCGGACAACCTGGCAGCCCACCAGACTTACTACTGCAGCAAGCGAGAGGGCGCAGCCGGCGAAGAGGGCGTGACCAAGGGGCTGTGGAGGTGCCCCCGGTGCAGATGCGCCATGCCAGAGACTCTGCAGGCAGCGCATCAGTGCGTGACGCCTTCGCCGGCCCCTTCTCACGGCTGGAAGTGCCCCTGTTGCCCGGTGATTTCGCCAACAGCCGCTGCCGCCCAGAAGCACCTGGAGACTCACGCCGGCATCAAGGCCTTCCGCTGCACCATCTGCGGCTACCGAGGGAACACCCTCCGCGGGATGCGCACGCACATCAGAATGCACTTCGAGAAGCGAACCAATGACCTTCAGGAGGAGAACTTCATTGCGTGCATCTTGGAGGACGACGACGGCAGTCGGAGAGGCGCCGAGAGCCGAGGCGTAGCCGATTTGCCGCGTGTCATTCTCGAGAACCCAACGCTGTCGGCCCTACTGACGGAGGGCGCCGCCGCCGACCACTCGGACCAGCCGCTCTCGTGCCACTTCTGCCCCTTCGTCACGCCGTACCGCAGCAACCTGGCGAGACACTTGGCCCTGGCGCACAAAGTGGGATTCGACGCCAAGCTCACGCAGGACCTGCAGGCCATCCTGGAGGGGCGCGTCCGGGCTGCGAGCGACGCCCCGCCCGCAGAGGCCGAGCGCCAGGACCCCGTGGAGAACGGCAACCCCGCGAGTCCGCCTCCGCTGCCCGCGATCAAGCTGGAGCCGGAAGTCAAgctggaagtggaggagggggaggagaaggtccGCTCGGGGCCCACCACGCCCCACTCGCCCGCGGAGGACACGCCCAGCGCCGAGGCTCTGGCCGGCGGGGCTGCCGGCGGGGAGACCAACGGGAACGGGGCTGACATCCCGCGGCACTGCAAGGCCTGCAACATTACCTTCTCCTACTTAGAATCTTTCTTAGCCCACAAGCGATTTTATTGTTCAAAACCCGAGTCTAACACTCCCCCAGAAACTGCAGTTCAGTGA